In one window of Calypte anna isolate BGI_N300 chromosome 1, bCalAnn1_v1.p, whole genome shotgun sequence DNA:
- the METTL21C gene encoding protein-lysine methyltransferase METTL21C, with protein sequence MALPGRAARLSCNTVDACIKTSGVCICPRETALCCSSSFAMISAEQPSVPNKIQRAMDSQTEEEATCEEHSKNCTCSSKSSPSTSESSSDSPVTLKILQNWVPRASHHFDKEHYTYAGHHIVVQESIEHFGTVVWPGALALSQYLESNQEQFNLKDKKVLEIGAGTGLVSIVACILGAYVTATDLPEVLENLSYNISRNTKNTDMHKPEVRKLVWGESLNEDFPVSTYHYDFLLATDVVYPHAVVEPLLATMVYFCKPGTVLLWANKFRFSTDYEFLEKVCNIFNTTILAEFPESNVKLLKATVREN encoded by the exons ACTTTCGTGTAACACA GTGGATGCCTGTATAAAAACCTCTGGAGTGTGCATCTGCCCACGGGAAACggctctctgctgcagcag CTCTTTTGCCATGATCTCTGCAGAACAGCCATCAGTCCCCAACAAAATTCAAAGGGCAATGGACTCCCAAACTGAGGAAGAAGCAACCTGTGAAGAGCACTCCAAAAACTGCACTTGCAGCTCCAAGAGTTCCCCTTCAACATCAGAATCCAGCTCAG ATTCACCAGTAACTCTTAAAATACTACAGAACTGGGTTCCCAGAGCTTCACACCACTTTGATAAAGAGCACTACACATATGCTGGCCACCATATTGTTGTTCAGGAGTCCATAGAACACTTTGGGACCGTGGTGTGGCCGGGG GCACTGGCTTTATCTCAATATCTGGAATCAAATCAAGAACAATTCAACCTCAAAGACAAAAAAGTCTTGGAAATTGGTGCTGGAACAGGCTTGGTTTCCATTGTGGCCTGTATCTTGG GAGCTTATGTTACAGCTACTGATTTGCCTGAAGTTCTTGAAAACCTCTCGTATAATAtttcaagaaatacaaaaaacacAGATATGCACAAACCTGAAGTGAGAAAACTTGTATGGGGAGAAAGCCTCAATGAAGACTTTCCTGTATCAACTTACCATTATGATTTCTTACTGGCAACTGATGTTGTGTACCCTCATGCAGTTGTGGAACCCCTGCTAGCAACAATGGTGTATTTCTGTAAGCCAGGAACAGTACTACTATGGGCAAATAAATTCAGATTCAGTACAGACTATGAATTTTTGGAAAAAGTTTGCAATATATTTAACACAACCATTCTAGCAGAATTTCCAGAATCAAATGTCAAGCTGCTTAAAGCCACAGTAAGAGAGAATTAA